In a single window of the Bacillus mycoides genome:
- the ptsP gene encoding phosphoenolpyruvate--protein phosphotransferase → MTLNIQGIAASSGIAIAKAFRLENPEFNIEKKSITDEAAEIARLDAALEKAKSELEAIKDHAFAELGADKAAIFEAHLLVLNDPELVNPVKDKVNSEKVNAEFAMDEVASMFISMFENMDNEYMKERAADIRDVTKRVLAHLLGINFSNPGTISEEVIIIAEDLTPSDTAQLNRKYAKGFTTDIGGRTSHSAIMARSMEIPAVVGTKVVMEKIQNGDIVIIDGLDGEVIVNPSEETLRSFEEKKAKFEEQKAVWAKLKDQATVTSDGHHVELVANIGTPNDVQGIIDNGGEGVGLYRTEFLYMGRDNLPTEEEQFEAYKAVLEGVKEDQPVVVRTLDIGGDKELPYLHLPKEMNPFLGYRAIRLCLDEQDVFRTQLRALLRASVYGNLKIMFPMIATLDEFRQAKAILLEEKERLVQAGTTVSDSIEVGMMVEIPASAVLADQFAKEVDFFSIGTNDLIQYTMAADRMNEQVAYLYQPYNPSILRLVKMVIDAAHKEGKWAGMCGEMAGDSLAIPLLLGLGLDEFSMSATSILPARTQLSKLSKAEMETLAEKALMMSTAEEVVELVKSI, encoded by the coding sequence ATGACTCTTAACATTCAAGGGATCGCTGCATCAAGTGGGATTGCTATTGCAAAGGCTTTCAGACTTGAGAATCCTGAATTTAACATTGAAAAGAAATCAATTACAGACGAAGCTGCTGAAATTGCACGCTTAGACGCTGCGCTTGAGAAAGCAAAATCTGAACTAGAAGCTATTAAGGATCATGCTTTTGCTGAGCTAGGTGCTGATAAAGCTGCTATCTTTGAAGCACATTTATTAGTATTAAATGATCCGGAATTAGTAAATCCAGTAAAAGATAAAGTAAATAGCGAAAAAGTAAATGCTGAATTTGCAATGGATGAAGTTGCATCAATGTTTATTTCTATGTTTGAAAACATGGATAACGAATACATGAAAGAACGTGCTGCGGATATTCGCGACGTAACAAAACGTGTTCTTGCGCATTTACTAGGAATTAACTTCTCAAACCCTGGTACAATTTCTGAAGAAGTAATCATCATTGCTGAAGATTTAACACCATCTGATACAGCTCAGTTAAACCGTAAGTATGCAAAAGGTTTCACAACTGATATCGGTGGACGTACATCTCACTCTGCAATTATGGCTCGTTCTATGGAAATTCCGGCTGTTGTTGGTACGAAAGTTGTTATGGAGAAAATCCAAAACGGCGATATCGTAATCATTGACGGTTTAGATGGAGAAGTAATTGTAAACCCATCTGAAGAAACTCTTCGTTCTTTTGAAGAAAAGAAAGCGAAATTTGAAGAGCAAAAAGCTGTATGGGCAAAATTAAAAGACCAAGCAACTGTAACAAGTGATGGACATCACGTTGAGCTTGTTGCTAATATCGGAACACCAAATGATGTACAAGGTATTATCGATAATGGCGGAGAAGGCGTTGGTTTATACCGTACAGAATTCTTATACATGGGCCGTGACAATCTTCCAACAGAAGAAGAGCAGTTCGAAGCGTATAAAGCAGTTCTTGAAGGTGTAAAAGAAGATCAACCAGTCGTTGTTCGTACACTTGACATCGGTGGAGATAAAGAGCTTCCATACTTACATTTACCAAAAGAAATGAACCCATTCTTAGGATACCGTGCAATTCGCTTATGTCTTGATGAGCAAGATGTGTTCCGTACACAACTTCGTGCATTACTTCGTGCTAGCGTATACGGTAACTTAAAAATTATGTTCCCAATGATTGCAACTCTTGATGAGTTCCGTCAAGCGAAAGCAATCTTATTAGAAGAGAAAGAAAGACTTGTTCAAGCGGGTACAACTGTTTCTGATTCTATTGAAGTTGGTATGATGGTTGAAATTCCAGCTTCAGCAGTATTAGCAGATCAGTTCGCAAAAGAAGTTGATTTCTTCTCTATCGGAACAAATGACTTAATCCAATACACAATGGCTGCAGACCGTATGAACGAACAAGTAGCTTACTTATACCAACCATATAACCCATCTATTTTACGTCTTGTAAAAATGGTTATCGATGCTGCTCATAAAGAGGGCAAATGGGCTGGTATGTGTGGTGAGATGGCGGGAGATTCACTTGCTATCCCATTATTATTAGGCTTAGGTTTAGATGAGTTCAGTATGAGTGCAACATCTATTCTTCCTGCAAGAACACAACTAAGCAAGTTGTCAAAAGCAGAAATGGAAACATTAGCAGAAAAAGCATTAATGATGTCAACTGCTGAAGAAGTTGTTGAATTAGTTAAAAGCATATAA
- a CDS encoding DUF3915 family protein yields the protein MFGSFGCCDNFRDCHHRERECDHREHREHREKEREEVRPQRTAVCNVLASISVGTEISLLSIRGDGSFRNLIFEGFANGVALFSALARNDKDNKNNNNDDKNNQNQNRFTGILRVCPTDIVAIAI from the coding sequence ATGTTTGGATCATTTGGATGCTGTGATAACTTTAGAGACTGTCATCATCGTGAAAGAGAGTGTGACCATCGCGAACATCGCGAACATCGCGAGAAAGAGAGAGAAGAAGTTAGACCACAACGAACTGCTGTATGTAACGTACTTGCTAGCATTTCAGTGGGAACAGAAATTTCCCTTTTAAGCATTAGAGGCGACGGATCATTCCGTAATTTAATTTTTGAAGGTTTCGCTAACGGTGTTGCTCTTTTCTCTGCTTTAGCTCGTAATGACAAAGATAACAAAAATAACAATAACGACGATAAGAACAATCAGAATCAAAATCGTTTTACTGGTATTTTACGTGTATGCCCAACTGATATCGTTGCAATCGCTATCTAA
- a CDS encoding nitroreductase family protein, producing MTNNDFFNVLYERTSTRAFNPEKEISSTELHEILKAAAQAPSAWNLQHWKFLVFQGEDVQKRLHPIAYNQQQILDASAVVAILGDLEAYKNVEPVYGPIVEQGFMKADAKERLAKNIESAYTREQYPRDAAFSNAALAAMQLMLAAKATGWDTCAIGGFNPQALMEEFNVSSRYVPIMLITIGESTLKGHPAPRMSVEQVSEWAK from the coding sequence ATGACAAACAATGACTTTTTTAACGTTTTATATGAACGCACATCTACACGTGCATTCAACCCTGAAAAAGAAATTTCATCTACAGAGTTACATGAAATTTTAAAAGCAGCTGCGCAAGCACCTTCTGCTTGGAACTTGCAACACTGGAAATTCCTTGTTTTCCAAGGCGAAGATGTACAAAAACGATTACACCCAATTGCTTATAACCAACAACAAATTCTTGATGCTTCTGCCGTAGTCGCTATTTTAGGTGATTTAGAGGCATATAAAAATGTTGAACCTGTTTACGGTCCAATTGTAGAACAAGGATTTATGAAAGCAGACGCAAAAGAGCGCTTAGCTAAAAATATTGAATCTGCATATACTCGTGAGCAATACCCACGAGATGCTGCCTTTTCAAATGCTGCTTTAGCAGCAATGCAACTTATGCTTGCTGCTAAAGCAACTGGCTGGGATACTTGCGCAATTGGTGGTTTCAACCCACAAGCACTAATGGAAGAATTTAATGTTTCATCTCGTTACGTACCAATTATGCTTATTACAATTGGTGAATCCACTTTAAAAGGTCACCCTGCACCGCGCATGAGCGTAGAACAAGTAAGTGAATGGGCGAAATAA
- a CDS encoding GGDEF domain-containing protein: MNILHFLLENTVFQNVLQDLQLNVLYIEDGCTHQQTIENVHPKCMFIANSFEEGEILFHRTRPHIVIMYVTDFAQIKYIKNIYNSHSTFIIIWDQQIDNQFADLLLLGIRNIVIAPVTPQVVLEEVNKSLYQLSLVRQVGLQQELLQTMFDFQNDLLFIVEDDEIVDCNTNFLQFFGHDNLFTYREQHLVFAEHLIRENGYYSTTHDITWLDDTLSNGRRIKMYNYEGEAFTFLLRATPLPEDLSRFIVKCTEITELDEIYQEQERLAMIDSLTEIYNRLKFQQILETEWENVLRNDEKVALILFDIDNFKSVNDTYGHDFGDLALVQLADLMKSKVEDQHVFARWGGEEFIILVTNTVEKEAFQVAESLRFFIETKHFSGISKLTASFGVALYEQGITREELMQRADIALYEAKKNGKNQVCIYRKEKM, encoded by the coding sequence ATGAACATACTACATTTTTTATTAGAGAATACTGTTTTCCAAAATGTATTACAAGATCTTCAGTTGAATGTCCTTTATATAGAAGATGGATGTACACATCAACAAACGATAGAAAACGTCCATCCAAAATGTATGTTTATAGCAAATAGTTTTGAAGAAGGAGAAATATTGTTTCATAGAACTAGACCACATATTGTAATTATGTATGTAACAGATTTTGCTCAAATAAAATATATAAAGAATATATATAATTCACACAGCACATTCATTATCATTTGGGATCAACAGATAGATAATCAGTTTGCAGATTTACTACTGTTAGGAATACGTAATATTGTTATAGCACCAGTAACTCCACAAGTGGTACTAGAGGAAGTGAATAAGAGTTTATATCAACTTTCTTTAGTGCGGCAAGTAGGTTTACAACAAGAATTGCTTCAAACGATGTTTGATTTTCAAAATGATTTATTATTTATAGTAGAAGATGATGAGATTGTTGATTGTAATACGAATTTTTTACAATTCTTCGGACATGATAATTTATTTACGTATCGTGAACAACATTTAGTGTTTGCAGAACATCTTATTAGAGAGAACGGATATTATTCGACGACTCACGATATAACATGGCTGGATGATACTTTATCAAATGGAAGAAGAATTAAAATGTACAATTATGAAGGAGAAGCATTTACTTTTCTATTACGTGCGACACCATTACCAGAAGACTTATCGCGATTTATAGTAAAATGCACAGAGATTACAGAATTAGATGAAATCTATCAAGAGCAAGAAAGATTGGCTATGATAGATTCATTGACAGAAATATATAATCGCTTGAAATTCCAACAAATATTGGAGACAGAGTGGGAGAATGTATTACGTAATGATGAAAAAGTTGCACTTATTTTGTTTGATATAGATAATTTTAAATCAGTAAATGACACATATGGTCATGATTTTGGCGATTTAGCATTAGTACAACTTGCAGATCTTATGAAATCTAAAGTTGAAGATCAACATGTATTTGCAAGATGGGGAGGAGAGGAATTTATAATATTAGTGACAAATACGGTAGAAAAAGAAGCGTTTCAAGTTGCGGAATCATTGCGATTTTTCATTGAAACAAAGCATTTCTCTGGAATTTCGAAATTAACAGCGAGTTTTGGAGTTGCGTTATATGAGCAAGGGATTACAAGAGAAGAGTTAATGCAAAGAGCGGATATTGCGTTATATGAAGCGAAAAAAAATGGGAAAAATCAAGTATGTATATATAGAAAAGAAAAAATGTGA